A stretch of the Dichotomicrobium thermohalophilum genome encodes the following:
- a CDS encoding serine hydrolase produces the protein MRQWVSRVERGRWVTSRRLHRSFSNNFSILAMRLSLALVAVCIVFSVPEAGAYSPPKAALVIDANSGKTLHASNARAPRYPASLTKVMTLYVLFEYLRDGRLEMDTRLTVSAHAAKRPPSKVGFRPGDSLTVRAAIRLLVTKSANDVAAVVAENIAGSESAFAQLMTRKAREMGMKDTTFRNASGLPHSEQKTTAYDMSILARRVLTDFPEYADYFKTRYAKYRGKTYRNHNRLLFRYKGIQGLKTGFIRASGFNVMLAAKRGGKRLIAVIMGGRSAGARDARARRLLDAAWKNASVRAPEMAAHLPRRNPVFRPSEREQQIRHKLASADGSPAALLFKHLQASAPAPRDEVRPAPRRKIQARLIAKRTPEPETRTQEASTPEPERARGSATSEGLAGPYHVQVGAYVSANDARRRLEAVSAQAGGLLDGHPHQAIQAEVNGREVFRARFGGFDKAQAWRSCDKLKQRSVDCLVMAAR, from the coding sequence ATGCGTCAGTGGGTGTCTCGCGTCGAGCGGGGGAGATGGGTGACGAGCCGCAGGCTCCACCGCAGTTTTTCCAATAACTTCAGTATCTTGGCGATGCGCCTGTCTTTGGCGCTTGTCGCTGTCTGCATCGTCTTTTCGGTTCCCGAAGCCGGCGCTTATTCGCCGCCGAAGGCTGCGTTGGTCATTGACGCGAACTCGGGCAAGACGCTTCACGCAAGCAATGCGCGCGCCCCACGCTATCCGGCCTCTCTCACAAAGGTGATGACGCTTTACGTTTTGTTCGAGTATCTGCGCGACGGGCGTCTCGAAATGGACACCCGGCTGACCGTCTCGGCGCATGCGGCGAAACGTCCTCCGTCAAAGGTTGGTTTCCGGCCTGGCGACAGCCTCACAGTGCGCGCGGCGATCCGCCTGCTCGTCACGAAATCCGCCAATGACGTCGCCGCCGTTGTGGCGGAAAACATCGCCGGTTCGGAATCGGCCTTTGCGCAGCTGATGACGCGCAAGGCCCGCGAGATGGGCATGAAGGACACCACCTTCCGCAATGCTTCCGGCCTGCCGCACAGCGAGCAGAAAACGACCGCCTACGACATGTCGATCCTCGCGCGGCGGGTGCTGACAGACTTTCCCGAGTACGCCGACTATTTCAAAACCCGCTACGCGAAATACCGCGGCAAGACCTACCGCAATCACAACCGCCTGCTGTTCCGCTACAAGGGCATTCAGGGTTTGAAGACCGGCTTTATCCGCGCCTCGGGCTTCAATGTCATGCTCGCGGCGAAGCGCGGCGGCAAGCGGCTGATCGCCGTCATCATGGGCGGGCGTTCCGCCGGGGCGCGTGATGCGCGCGCGCGGCGCCTGCTCGATGCAGCCTGGAAAAACGCGTCCGTCCGTGCCCCGGAAATGGCGGCGCATTTGCCGCGGCGCAATCCGGTCTTCAGGCCAAGCGAGCGCGAACAGCAAATCCGTCACAAGCTCGCCAGCGCGGATGGCTCGCCAGCAGCCCTGCTGTTCAAACACCTGCAGGCGTCCGCGCCAGCGCCGCGAGACGAGGTGCGCCCTGCCCCACGCCGGAAAATCCAGGCGCGTCTGATCGCGAAGCGTACACCGGAGCCCGAGACGCGCACGCAGGAAGCATCAACGCCGGAGCCTGAGCGGGCCCGCGGCTCTGCGACGTCCGAAGGACTGGCGGGTCCATATCATGTGCAGGTCGGCGCTTATGTCTCAGCCAATGATGCGCGCCGGCGGCTGGAGGCCGTATCGGCGCAAGCCGGCGGGCTGCTCGACGGACACCCGCACCAGGCCATCCAGGCCGAGGTCAATGGCCGGGAGGTGTTCCGGGCGCGCTTCGGCGGCTTCGACAAGGCGCAAGCATGGCGCTCCTGCGACAAGTTGAAGCAGCGCTCGGTGGACTGTCTGGTGATGGCCGCCCGCTAG
- the clpS gene encoding ATP-dependent Clp protease adapter ClpS, with protein MGSSAPILSDDDPGKDDGEGDAQTGIVTRTRPKTKKPSLYKVLLLNDDYTPMEFVVYVLERFFNKGTEEATRIMLHVHNKGVGICGVYTYEVAETKVTQVMSFARQHQHPLQCTMEKE; from the coding sequence ATGGGCAGCAGCGCCCCGATCCTGTCGGACGATGATCCGGGCAAGGATGACGGTGAAGGCGACGCCCAGACCGGGATTGTCACGCGCACCCGGCCAAAGACGAAAAAACCGAGTCTTTACAAGGTGCTGTTGCTGAACGACGATTATACTCCAATGGAGTTCGTCGTTTATGTGCTGGAACGCTTCTTCAACAAGGGGACGGAAGAAGCAACGCGGATCATGCTGCACGTGCACAACAAGGGTGTGGGCATCTGCGGAGTCTATACCTACGAGGTCGCCGAGACGAAGGTCACGCAGGTGATGAGCTTCGCCCGGCAGCACCAGCATCCCCTTCAATGTACCATGGAAAAGGAGTGA
- the clpA gene encoding ATP-dependent Clp protease ATP-binding subunit ClpA has translation MPSLSTSLEESLHRALEYANERSHEYATLEHLLLSLIDDRDASTVMRACNVDLDVLRAKLIEYLDHELDNLILEDGSEAQPTAGFQRVIHRAVVHVQSSGREEVTGANVLVAIFNERESHAAYFLQEQNMSRFDAVNFISHGIAKRPGMSDPRPARGVEDDAATMDQGEEKKRSGDALDVYCINLNEKAGEGRIDPLIGREREVNRTIQVLCRRQKNNPLFVGDPGVGKTAIAEGLARKIVSGEVPEVLANATIFQLDMGALLAGTRYRGDFEERLKAVMREIEAYPGAIMFIDEIHTVIGAGATSGGAMDASNLLKPALQSGVLRCMGSTTYKEYRQHFEKDRALVRRFQKIDVNEPTESDAIEILKGLKPYFEDFHGLKYSNQAMKAAVELSAKYIHDRKLPDKAIDVIDETGASQMLIPETKRRKTVGVKEIEATIATMARIPPKTVTKSDAELLKNLSEDLKRVVFGQDQAIEALSSAIKLARAGLREPEKPIGSYLFSGPTGVGKTEVARQLASLMGVELLRFDMSEYMERHTVSRLIGAPPGYVGFDQGGLLTDGVDQHPHCVLLLDEIEKAHPDLFNVLLQVMDHGKLTDHNGKQIDFRNVILIMTTNAGATDLAKAAIGFNRSTREGEDEDAIKKLFTPEFRNRLDAVIPFSNLGKPVISKVIEKFIFQLEAQLADRNVSIELTDAAKDWLAEHGYDDQFGARPMGRVIQEYIKKPLAEELLFGKLEGGGTVRVDAAEKDGREQLVFEIVESRPKAKPDTSSDDDSEDEPDDDDGGDVETAESQQGPSGNSGKSGGGEGPSSPIPKVPLAP, from the coding sequence GTGCCCTCGCTCTCAACTAGTCTGGAAGAATCGCTCCACCGTGCTCTGGAATACGCGAACGAGCGCAGCCACGAGTACGCCACGCTCGAACATCTTCTGCTCTCGCTGATCGACGACCGCGACGCGTCGACCGTTATGCGGGCCTGCAATGTCGATCTGGACGTGCTGCGGGCCAAATTGATCGAATATCTCGACCACGAGCTGGACAACCTCATCCTGGAGGATGGCAGCGAAGCCCAGCCTACCGCGGGCTTCCAGCGCGTCATCCACCGTGCGGTCGTGCATGTCCAGTCCTCTGGCCGTGAGGAGGTGACCGGCGCTAACGTGCTGGTGGCCATCTTCAACGAGCGGGAAAGCCACGCGGCCTACTTCCTGCAGGAACAGAACATGTCCCGCTTCGATGCGGTGAACTTCATCTCGCACGGCATCGCCAAGCGCCCCGGCATGTCGGATCCGCGCCCGGCGCGCGGCGTGGAGGACGACGCGGCGACCATGGACCAGGGCGAGGAAAAGAAGCGCTCGGGCGATGCACTCGATGTCTACTGCATCAACCTCAACGAGAAGGCCGGCGAAGGTCGCATCGACCCACTGATCGGCCGCGAGCGGGAGGTCAACCGCACGATTCAGGTTCTCTGCCGCCGGCAGAAGAACAATCCGCTGTTCGTGGGTGACCCGGGCGTCGGCAAGACAGCGATCGCGGAAGGCCTGGCGCGCAAGATCGTTAGCGGCGAAGTGCCGGAGGTGCTGGCGAACGCCACGATCTTCCAGCTCGACATGGGCGCGTTGCTGGCCGGCACGCGGTATCGCGGCGACTTCGAGGAGCGCCTCAAGGCCGTGATGCGCGAGATCGAGGCCTATCCCGGCGCGATCATGTTCATCGACGAAATCCACACGGTGATCGGCGCCGGCGCGACGTCTGGCGGTGCGATGGACGCCTCCAACCTGCTGAAGCCGGCGCTTCAATCGGGCGTGCTGCGCTGCATGGGCTCGACCACCTACAAGGAGTATCGCCAGCATTTCGAGAAGGATCGCGCACTGGTGCGCCGGTTCCAGAAGATCGACGTGAACGAGCCAACCGAGTCCGACGCTATTGAAATCCTCAAGGGGCTGAAGCCCTATTTCGAGGACTTCCACGGGCTCAAATACTCCAACCAGGCGATGAAGGCGGCCGTCGAGCTGTCGGCGAAATACATCCATGACCGCAAGCTGCCGGACAAGGCGATCGACGTGATCGACGAGACCGGCGCGTCGCAGATGCTCATCCCCGAGACCAAGCGGCGCAAGACGGTCGGCGTCAAAGAGATCGAGGCCACCATCGCGACAATGGCCCGCATCCCGCCGAAGACGGTCACCAAGTCCGACGCCGAATTGCTCAAGAACCTGAGCGAAGACCTCAAGCGGGTCGTCTTCGGCCAGGACCAGGCGATCGAGGCGCTCTCCTCGGCGATCAAGCTGGCGCGCGCCGGTCTGCGGGAGCCCGAAAAGCCGATTGGTTCCTACCTCTTCTCCGGTCCGACTGGCGTCGGCAAGACGGAGGTGGCCCGTCAGCTCGCCTCGCTGATGGGTGTGGAGCTCCTGCGCTTCGACATGTCGGAGTACATGGAGCGGCACACCGTCTCGCGGCTGATCGGCGCGCCTCCTGGCTATGTCGGCTTCGACCAGGGCGGTCTGCTGACCGACGGTGTGGACCAGCATCCGCATTGCGTCCTGCTGCTCGACGAGATCGAGAAGGCGCATCCCGACCTGTTCAACGTCCTGCTGCAGGTGATGGACCACGGCAAGCTGACAGACCACAACGGCAAGCAGATCGACTTCCGGAACGTCATCCTCATCATGACGACGAACGCGGGCGCGACCGATCTTGCCAAGGCCGCGATCGGCTTCAACCGGTCCACGCGCGAAGGCGAGGACGAGGACGCGATCAAGAAGCTGTTCACGCCGGAGTTCCGCAACCGGCTGGACGCGGTCATCCCGTTCTCGAACCTGGGCAAGCCGGTCATCAGCAAGGTCATCGAGAAGTTCATCTTCCAGCTCGAGGCTCAACTGGCCGATCGCAACGTCTCGATCGAACTCACGGATGCGGCCAAGGACTGGCTCGCCGAGCACGGCTACGACGATCAGTTCGGCGCCCGCCCGATGGGCCGCGTTATCCAGGAGTACATCAAGAAACCCCTGGCCGAAGAGCTGCTGTTCGGCAAGCTCGAAGGCGGCGGCACCGTGCGGGTCGACGCCGCGGAGAAGGACGGGCGCGAGCAGCTCGTCTTCGAGATCGTGGAAAGCCGTCCGAAGGCCAAGCCGGATACGTCCTCAGACGATGACTCTGAAGACGAGCCGGATGACGATGACGGCGGCGATGTCGAAACCGCTGAGAGCCAGCAGGGTCCCTCGGGCAACTCCGGCAAGTCCGGTGGCGGCGAGGGTCCATCGAGCCCGATCCCGAAGGTGCCTCTGGCGCCGTAG
- a CDS encoding TraR/DksA family transcriptional regulator, whose amino-acid sequence MTIDLDAAREVLLARRDELLALNEISAESREAVALDQQSVGRLSRMDAMQAQAMAKANERQRRVELSRIEAALRRIEEDEYGYCQKCGEEIAPERLRVDPAASFCVDCA is encoded by the coding sequence ATGACCATCGACCTTGACGCGGCGCGCGAGGTTCTTCTTGCCCGCCGCGACGAATTGTTGGCGCTCAACGAAATCTCGGCCGAAAGTCGTGAGGCCGTGGCGCTCGACCAGCAGAGCGTTGGCCGGCTGTCGCGCATGGACGCGATGCAGGCGCAGGCGATGGCCAAGGCGAATGAGCGCCAGCGGCGGGTCGAGCTGTCACGGATCGAGGCGGCGTTGCGCCGGATCGAGGAAGACGAATACGGCTACTGCCAGAAATGCGGCGAGGAGATCGCGCCGGAGCGCCTGCGCGTTGACCCGGCGGCCTCGTTCTGCGTCGACTGCGCCTGA
- a CDS encoding SLC13 family permease, whose amino-acid sequence MRTPTAKGGFFASLRQIRGATLIAAAGAGLALYLLVLSLGDGTGADQLKTWALLVLAISLFATHVLPEHVTALTVFLLALLGDIAPADVVFSGFEVGALWLLFSGIIIGAAAQEAGLGAFIARRILSLWRMTYTRAVVLLIVIALVLGLIVPATIPRIILLMPVALGLAEAMGFEEGGKGYTGLALAAGLGTFLPTFAVVTANLPAVVHVGVIESVYGIKVSYAEFLIYQLPAVGILRAVVLMALLLLLFSQPGQPVTETSRERMTLRQFRLSIVLFGAIIFWATDVFHGIHPAWIAMAAAVVILWPSSRLISPTAFREKIDLAPVLYVASLLSIGAIMINNGLDAELGDFILGFVSFSPDSQLINLYLLTVLSQLVCLISTTPAAPILLVPIAGELGQASEIPLMGVLMAQLVGFSSALLPYQAPPLIVLLSLCKVRFRDVVKVIMLVALATLFLGVPVAYLWWGSLGLL is encoded by the coding sequence ATGAGGACGCCGACGGCAAAAGGCGGGTTTTTCGCGAGCCTGCGGCAAATCCGGGGCGCAACACTCATCGCGGCGGCAGGTGCCGGGCTGGCACTGTATCTGCTGGTGCTCTCCCTGGGTGACGGGACAGGCGCCGATCAGCTGAAGACCTGGGCGCTCCTGGTCCTGGCGATCAGCCTTTTCGCCACGCATGTTCTGCCTGAGCATGTTACCGCGCTCACGGTGTTTCTGCTTGCCTTGCTGGGCGACATTGCTCCGGCTGACGTTGTCTTTTCCGGCTTCGAGGTCGGCGCGCTCTGGCTGCTGTTCTCCGGAATCATCATTGGCGCGGCGGCGCAGGAAGCCGGTCTCGGAGCCTTTATTGCCAGGCGCATCCTGAGCCTGTGGCGCATGACCTATACGCGTGCGGTCGTTCTCCTGATTGTCATCGCACTGGTCCTCGGCCTGATCGTCCCGGCGACCATCCCGCGGATCATCCTGCTGATGCCGGTGGCGCTCGGCTTGGCCGAAGCAATGGGCTTTGAGGAAGGTGGCAAAGGGTACACAGGACTGGCGCTTGCCGCCGGGCTGGGCACGTTTCTGCCCACTTTCGCTGTCGTCACGGCCAATCTGCCGGCCGTGGTGCATGTTGGGGTGATTGAGTCAGTCTACGGCATCAAGGTGTCGTACGCCGAGTTCCTCATTTATCAGCTTCCGGCCGTCGGCATTTTGCGGGCCGTGGTGCTGATGGCCCTCCTGCTCCTCCTGTTCTCGCAGCCTGGTCAGCCTGTCACCGAAACCAGCCGCGAGCGGATGACCCTGCGCCAATTCCGGCTGTCGATCGTGCTTTTTGGCGCGATCATCTTCTGGGCAACCGACGTGTTCCACGGCATCCATCCCGCCTGGATCGCCATGGCCGCTGCGGTGGTGATCCTTTGGCCGTCATCGCGGCTCATCAGCCCGACCGCGTTCCGGGAGAAGATTGACCTCGCGCCCGTGCTCTACGTCGCCAGCCTTCTGAGCATTGGCGCGATCATGATCAACAATGGGCTTGATGCGGAACTGGGCGATTTCATCCTCGGCTTCGTGAGTTTCAGCCCCGATAGTCAGTTGATCAATCTGTACTTGTTGACCGTCCTGTCCCAGCTCGTCTGCCTGATTTCGACCACGCCGGCCGCGCCGATCCTGCTGGTCCCGATTGCGGGGGAGCTGGGGCAGGCATCCGAGATTCCCCTTATGGGCGTGCTGATGGCCCAGCTTGTGGGCTTTTCCTCGGCGCTGCTGCCATACCAGGCGCCGCCGCTGATCGTCCTGCTGAGCCTGTGCAAGGTGCGGTTCCGGGACGTTGTGAAGGTTATAATGCTGGTTGCGCTGGCGACGCTTTTCCTCGGCGTGCCCGTAGCGTATCTGTGGTGGGGCTCGCTCGGGCTTCTCTGA
- the hisN gene encoding histidinol-phosphatase, giving the protein MPPTSAAQTTEFAAFAHALADASRAVIAPLFRRATANDKSGGGPFDPVTEADRGAERKLRELIGAAYPDHGIVGEEYGAHNPDAAHCWVIDPIDGTRAFIAGLPVWGTLIGLMAEGRPLIGLMDQPFTRERFWSDGAGAFYRLGDGPTERMSTRGCARLENAVLACTTPEMFRTNEEQAGFAAMQARARLTRFGGDCYNYCMLAMGLIDVVVEAQLKSFDIVALTPIIEAAGGRVSTWEGGAPAEGGRIVAAANPALHAAALEVLQAA; this is encoded by the coding sequence ATGCCGCCGACTTCTGCCGCTCAAACCACCGAGTTTGCCGCCTTCGCTCACGCGTTGGCGGATGCTTCGCGCGCGGTGATCGCGCCGCTCTTCCGTCGCGCCACGGCCAACGACAAGAGCGGCGGCGGCCCTTTCGACCCTGTCACAGAGGCAGATCGCGGTGCCGAGCGCAAGCTGCGCGAGTTGATCGGGGCGGCCTATCCCGACCACGGCATTGTTGGGGAGGAGTACGGCGCGCACAACCCGGACGCGGCGCACTGCTGGGTGATCGACCCGATTGACGGCACACGCGCCTTCATCGCCGGGCTGCCGGTCTGGGGCACGCTTATCGGGCTGATGGCCGAGGGGCGGCCGCTGATCGGCTTGATGGACCAGCCTTTCACGCGCGAACGCTTCTGGAGCGACGGCGCGGGCGCCTTCTATCGGCTGGGCGACGGGCCCACCGAGCGGATGAGCACGAGGGGCTGCGCGCGGCTGGAGAATGCCGTTCTCGCCTGCACGACCCCGGAAATGTTTCGCACCAATGAGGAGCAGGCCGGCTTTGCTGCCATGCAGGCGCGGGCGCGGCTGACCCGCTTCGGCGGCGACTGCTACAACTACTGCATGCTGGCAATGGGGCTGATCGACGTCGTGGTGGAGGCGCAGCTCAAGAGCTTCGACATCGTCGCGCTGACGCCGATCATCGAGGCGGCGGGCGGGCGTGTCAGCACCTGGGAAGGCGGCGCACCGGCCGAGGGCGGGCGGATCGTCGCGGCCGCGAATCCGGCGCTTCACGCGGCGGCGCTGGAGGTGTTGCAGGCCGCCTAG
- a CDS encoding class II aldolase/adducin family protein: protein MARARKLFAVIRHPTHKGGLRADIVEIARRMSASGLSHGRSGNVSARWGDGMLITPSGAAYETLEPDDIVYVDADGTPRGGKPSSEWRFHQAAYQARPDASAIVHCHSRCATALACARRPIPAFHYMVAVAGGTDIPVAAYATFGTEELAAHAAEALSARKACLLANHGQIAAASDLDAALELAGEVENLAAQYLEVLKLGEVHLLDDAQMAEVLAKFETYGKPD from the coding sequence ATGGCCCGAGCCAGAAAGCTGTTCGCCGTCATCAGGCATCCCACCCACAAGGGGGGTTTGCGGGCGGATATCGTCGAAATCGCCAGGCGCATGAGTGCATCCGGACTGAGCCACGGACGCTCGGGCAATGTCTCAGCGCGCTGGGGCGACGGAATGCTCATCACGCCTTCCGGGGCAGCCTATGAAACGCTGGAGCCGGATGACATCGTCTACGTGGATGCAGACGGCACACCCAGGGGCGGCAAGCCCTCAAGCGAGTGGCGCTTTCACCAGGCCGCCTATCAGGCCCGGCCCGACGCCAGCGCGATCGTCCACTGCCATTCGCGCTGCGCCACGGCGCTGGCTTGTGCGCGCCGCCCGATCCCGGCGTTTCATTACATGGTCGCAGTCGCCGGCGGCACGGACATCCCGGTGGCGGCCTATGCAACTTTCGGCACCGAAGAGCTTGCGGCACACGCGGCCGAGGCGCTGTCCGCGCGCAAGGCGTGCCTGCTCGCCAATCACGGACAGATCGCAGCCGCCTCCGACCTCGACGCCGCGCTGGAGTTGGCCGGAGAAGTGGAGAATCTGGCCGCGCAATATCTCGAAGTGCTCAAACTCGGCGAGGTGCATCTTCTCGACGACGCGCAGATGGCCGAGGTGCTTGCGAAGTTCGAGACCTACGGCAAGCCGGACTAG
- a CDS encoding SDR family NAD(P)-dependent oxidoreductase, whose translation MFENFAERPTAAVIGASGGIGAAMTRQLAEMPTIERVLAFSRSPADVENPRVQTGHIDLEDEETIAAAAETASRLGGTRIVIVAAGLLHDDSIQPEKSWRALDADQLARSFRINTIGPSLVAKHFLPLFPREGRAIFAALSARVGSISDNRIGGWYGYRASKAALNMILRNLAIELGRKRKDAICVGLHPGTVDTGLSKPFQSQTPPEKLFTPDFAATRLLTVLDGLTPADSGCVFAWDGQRVPE comes from the coding sequence ATGTTCGAAAACTTCGCCGAACGCCCAACTGCCGCCGTCATTGGGGCATCAGGCGGGATCGGGGCGGCGATGACGCGCCAGCTCGCCGAAATGCCGACCATTGAACGCGTGCTCGCCTTCTCCAGATCGCCCGCAGACGTCGAAAACCCGCGCGTGCAGACCGGACATATCGACCTGGAGGACGAGGAGACCATCGCCGCGGCCGCCGAAACCGCGAGCCGTCTGGGCGGCACCCGGATCGTGATCGTCGCCGCGGGCCTGCTGCATGACGACTCCATCCAGCCCGAAAAGAGCTGGCGCGCGCTCGACGCCGACCAGCTCGCCCGCAGCTTCCGTATCAACACGATCGGCCCATCGCTCGTCGCGAAGCACTTCCTGCCGTTGTTCCCGCGTGAAGGGCGTGCGATCTTCGCCGCGCTGTCCGCGCGCGTCGGCAGCATAAGCGACAACCGCATCGGCGGGTGGTACGGCTACCGCGCCTCCAAGGCCGCGCTGAACATGATCCTGCGCAACCTCGCCATCGAGCTTGGGCGCAAGCGCAAGGACGCGATCTGCGTCGGGCTGCATCCGGGCACGGTCGACACCGGCCTGTCCAAGCCATTCCAGAGCCAGACCCCGCCGGAAAAGCTGTTCACGCCCGACTTCGCGGCCACGCGCCTGCTCACCGTCCTCGACGGCCTGACGCCCGCTGACAGCGGCTGCGTTTTCGCCTGGGACGGCCAGCGCGTGCCGGAATAA
- a CDS encoding DUF2256 domain-containing protein translates to MSGNRMRKKGDLPTKTCSVCGRAFTWRRKWARVWDQVRYCSQACRRAARTRRE, encoded by the coding sequence ATGTCGGGCAATCGCATGCGCAAAAAGGGCGATCTGCCAACCAAGACCTGTTCAGTGTGCGGGCGCGCGTTTACCTGGCGGCGCAAATGGGCGCGGGTCTGGGATCAGGTCAGGTATTGCTCACAAGCGTGTCGGCGCGCTGCCCGCACGCGTCGCGAATGA
- a CDS encoding cryptochrome/photolyase family protein, which produces MPEKGADGTGRDLVLVLGDQLSLGLSSLRAADPANAVVLMAEVYEEASYVPHHKKKLAFIFSAMRHFADALRAQGWTVEYTKLDDPGNAGSFDGEVERAIERHRPACLIVTEPGEWRVAQKFADWRDSLDIPVEVLDDDRFLCSRADFRDWAAGRKSLRMEYFYRDMRRRTGLLMDGDEPEGGRWNFDAENRKPADDDLFMPQPARFAPDDTTREVLALVDAHFSNHVGDLEPFWFAVTREDAEAAFETFVKDALPLFGDYQDAMLQDRKFLFHSVCSLYLNAGLLDPLDMCRRAEAEYYSGRAPLNAVEGYIRQILGWREYIRGIYWLKMPEYADSNFFEADNNLPGFYWTGETDLACVRAAAGQTIEEAYAHHIQRLMITGNLAMLMGVDPKQIHEWYLAVYADAYEWVEMPNTLGMSQFADGGLLGSKPYAAGGNYINKMSDYCGHCAYDVKQKTGPRACPFNYLYWDFLARNRDKLEGNPRLGPVYRTWDKMSADKREATRESARAFIRDACGQRADTLVSNT; this is translated from the coding sequence ATGCCCGAAAAAGGCGCCGACGGCACAGGGCGCGACCTTGTCCTCGTGCTGGGGGACCAATTGTCGCTCGGCCTCAGTAGCCTGCGCGCAGCGGACCCGGCGAATGCGGTCGTGCTCATGGCCGAAGTGTACGAGGAAGCGAGCTACGTCCCGCATCACAAGAAGAAGCTCGCTTTCATCTTTTCCGCCATGCGCCATTTTGCGGATGCGTTGCGCGCGCAGGGCTGGACGGTGGAATACACCAAGCTGGATGATCCCGGAAACGCCGGCTCATTTGACGGCGAGGTCGAACGCGCGATCGAGCGCCACCGCCCGGCCTGCCTGATCGTTACCGAGCCGGGGGAGTGGCGCGTCGCCCAGAAATTCGCGGATTGGCGCGACAGTTTGGACATTCCGGTCGAGGTGCTGGACGACGACCGCTTCCTGTGCTCACGCGCGGATTTCCGCGACTGGGCGGCGGGCCGCAAAAGCCTGCGTATGGAGTATTTCTACCGCGACATGCGACGGCGGACCGGCCTGCTGATGGACGGCGACGAGCCGGAGGGCGGCCGCTGGAACTTCGACGCGGAGAACCGCAAGCCGGCTGACGATGACCTGTTCATGCCGCAACCCGCACGCTTCGCGCCGGACGACACCACCCGCGAAGTGCTCGCTCTCGTCGACGCGCACTTTTCAAATCACGTCGGCGATCTGGAGCCGTTCTGGTTCGCCGTGACGCGCGAAGATGCCGAAGCCGCCTTCGAGACCTTCGTGAAAGATGCCCTGCCCTTATTCGGCGATTACCAGGACGCGATGCTGCAGGACAGAAAATTCCTGTTCCACAGCGTCTGCTCACTTTATCTGAACGCCGGGCTGCTCGATCCGCTCGACATGTGCCGCCGCGCGGAGGCGGAATATTATTCCGGGCGCGCACCGCTCAACGCCGTAGAGGGCTATATCCGGCAGATTCTCGGCTGGCGGGAATACATCCGCGGCATATACTGGCTCAAGATGCCGGAGTATGCCGACTCCAACTTTTTCGAAGCCGACAACAACCTACCCGGCTTCTACTGGACCGGCGAAACCGACCTGGCCTGCGTGCGCGCGGCCGCCGGGCAGACGATCGAGGAAGCCTACGCGCATCATATCCAGCGTCTGATGATCACCGGCAATCTGGCGATGCTGATGGGCGTCGATCCGAAACAGATCCACGAGTGGTATCTTGCGGTCTATGCCGACGCGTATGAATGGGTCGAGATGCCGAACACGCTCGGGATGAGCCAGTTCGCCGATGGCGGCCTGCTCGGCTCCAAGCCCTATGCAGCAGGAGGCAACTACATCAACAAGATGTCCGACTACTGCGGCCATTGCGCCTATGACGTGAAGCAGAAAACCGGTCCGCGCGCCTGTCCGTTCAACTATCTCTATTGGGATTTCCTCGCGCGCAACCGCGACAAGCTGGAGGGCAACCCGCGGCTCGGACCGGTCTATCGTACCTGGGACAAGATGAGCGCGGACAAGCGCGAGGCGACACGCGAGAGCGCCCGCGCCTTCATTCGCGACGCGTGCGGGCAGCGCGCCGACACGCTTGTGAGCAATACCTGA
- a CDS encoding glutathione peroxidase produces MRKQLSAALALIGVMTAAPAATVPAEAQTRSAHDFTFTSIGGEPMPLSQYAGKVLLVVNTASLCGFTPQYQGLQALWQDYRDRGLVVIGAPSNDFGGQEPKSEGEIKDFCQGAFGVNFPLTEKIHVKGSEAHPFYQWAREVGGEKLAPRWNFHKYLISADGKLVGAFSTRTKPQAKEVTDAIEEQLASAKIN; encoded by the coding sequence ATGAGAAAGCAACTCTCCGCCGCGCTGGCTCTGATTGGCGTGATGACTGCCGCGCCCGCGGCCACGGTTCCCGCCGAAGCGCAGACCCGATCGGCGCATGACTTCACCTTCACCTCGATCGGCGGTGAGCCAATGCCGCTCAGCCAGTACGCCGGCAAGGTGCTGCTGGTGGTGAACACCGCCTCGCTGTGCGGGTTCACGCCGCAGTACCAAGGGCTGCAGGCCCTGTGGCAGGACTACCGCGATCGTGGGCTCGTCGTGATCGGTGCGCCCTCAAACGATTTCGGCGGGCAGGAGCCGAAAAGCGAGGGCGAGATCAAGGACTTCTGCCAGGGCGCATTCGGCGTCAACTTTCCCCTGACCGAGAAAATCCACGTGAAGGGATCGGAGGCCCATCCGTTCTACCAGTGGGCGCGCGAAGTCGGCGGCGAGAAGCTGGCGCCGCGCTGGAACTTTCACAAATATTTGATCTCGGCGGACGGCAAGCTGGTTGGCGCCTTCAGCACCCGCACCAAGCCGCAGGCGAAGGAAGTGACCGACGCGATCGAAGAGCAACTCGCCTCGGCAAAGATCAACTAG